One window of the Gemmatimonadota bacterium genome contains the following:
- a CDS encoding phytanoyl-CoA dioxygenase family protein produces the protein MATISEEATSRVTEDDMAFYRENGYLVIPDALTPEEVEILRDETTALCRGERGDIGNLPAISPDDTDDDVIKRILCIHHVHRISPIMYDALSHPVMVDGLTSVIGPNVKCMQSMLFIKSAGKPGQAWHQDEIYIPTRDRSLTGGWFALDDATTENGCLWVIPGSHKRGILWPQHVQHDKRFDCAHETFRFPYTDDDAIPVEVKTGALVFFHGYLLHRSFPNRAKSGFRRVLVNHYMSAESLLPWRNLKPGERMATADMREIIMIVGEDPYAYKGTKITGKPHVRTAGDGGCGDGRQDVRS, from the coding sequence ATGGCAACCATCTCCGAAGAAGCCACCTCTCGCGTCACCGAAGACGACATGGCTTTTTACCGCGAAAATGGATACCTCGTAATCCCCGATGCGCTCACCCCCGAAGAAGTCGAAATCCTGCGCGATGAAACCACAGCGCTGTGCCGAGGGGAGCGCGGCGACATAGGCAATTTACCCGCTATCTCGCCCGACGACACTGACGACGATGTAATCAAACGCATCCTGTGTATCCACCACGTACACAGAATCTCGCCCATCATGTACGACGCGCTATCCCATCCCGTAATGGTCGATGGCCTCACGAGCGTCATCGGACCCAATGTCAAATGCATGCAATCCATGCTCTTCATCAAAAGCGCGGGAAAACCCGGACAAGCCTGGCATCAGGATGAAATCTACATCCCCACCCGCGACCGGTCGCTCACGGGCGGCTGGTTTGCCCTTGACGATGCCACCACTGAAAACGGCTGCTTGTGGGTCATTCCCGGCTCGCACAAACGCGGCATATTGTGGCCTCAACACGTACAGCACGACAAGCGCTTTGACTGTGCCCATGAAACCTTCCGATTCCCCTACACAGATGACGACGCCATCCCCGTCGAAGTCAAAACAGGCGCGCTCGTCTTCTTTCACGGCTACCTGCTCCATCGCTCGTTTCCCAACCGCGCCAAATCCGGCTTCCGTCGCGTGCTCGTCAACCACTACATGAGCGCGGAATCCCTCCTCCCCTGGCGCAATTTGAAACCCGGCGAACGCATGGCAACCGCAGACATGCGAGAAATCATCATGATCGTAGGCGAAGACCCTTATGCGTACAAAGGCACCAAAATAACGGGAAAACCGCATGTGCGCACGGCCGGCGATGGCGGATGCGGCGACGGCAGACAAGACGTACGATCATAA